The DNA segment CGTGACATTCATTATCTGTTTTAATCAACAGTAAGGAAATGAGTAAAATACATAACTAAAGAAGATGAAACTCGACAAAATCATTTCGTTTTTCTTTCACAAAAGCATCACATTTTCATTTTCCTTATACAAAAAGATCAACACAACATACACAAGGCAGTACAGGACTATAATTAATAGTTTTAACAATAATGAACACATATTTGTAAGTGATTAGTGCCTTTTGAGAGCGACACCGGAGAGGACGACGAGCATGATGAAGAAGACGACCGAGACAAAGGAGGAGACCACAGCTCCACTGGTTTTCTGACAGAAGTCTCCAAACTGTTGGCAAATGGGGAGCCAGTTCGTGTTCTGGTTTCCATTGTGTGCTAGATACCCTATCGCCGCAGCCGATGACGCAGCTGCCATGTTAAACGCCATTGCCGCCTGATTTAATCATATATAAATGTTATCTATTAGTAAATCATTAGAGATTTAGCAGTATTGTTTACATGATAATAGTACTGAAGAGGTTTGAGTTATGTACAGTGTCTAGAACGAGCAAGAGGAGTCTTGGGGCTGTGGCGAGAGGGCGAACGATGGTGACTACGGAGAAAGGGAGAGATAGGAGGAGGTATCCTGAGATCATGGACATGGCAATCACAAAGAACCTGAAAAGCAACACATGACATCATTAGGTGACTTGCGGCACAAGAAAAACAGAATAATTGACATCAGACATGCAATAAACACGTAACTGGAAAGTTGGTAGATCGTCGTAGCCAGCTTCGAACTGTAAGAACTGTGTAAAGAAGGGAAGAGTCTCGTCGCTTGTAAACATCGTTCCAGCGGCTACTGATGCTGCAATAATGGCAGCTAAACGGAGGAGGAAGTCGAAGATTGAGAGACCTCTCTTGTATCCACCTGAGTCACTAGTAGTGTGGTCTCTAGCCACACCGATTAGAGGAGCTGATCCTTT comes from the Brassica rapa cultivar Chiifu-401-42 chromosome A01, CAAS_Brap_v3.01, whole genome shotgun sequence genome and includes:
- the LOC103849929 gene encoding casparian strip membrane protein 2 — its product is MKNESTVIDVPAESSSAMKGSAPLIGVARDHTTSDSGGYKRGLSIFDFLLRLAAIIAASVAAGTMFTSDETLPFFTQFLQFEAGYDDLPTFQFFVIAMSMISGYLLLSLPFSVVTIVRPLATAPRLLLLVLDTAAMAFNMAAASSAAAIGYLAHNGNQNTNWLPICQQFGDFCQKTSGAVVSSFVSVVFFIMLVVLSGVALKRH